A portion of the Drosophila innubila isolate TH190305 chromosome 3L unlocalized genomic scaffold, UK_Dinn_1.0 0_D_3L, whole genome shotgun sequence genome contains these proteins:
- the LOC117788633 gene encoding ganglioside-induced differentiation-associated protein 1 isoform X1 yields the protein MSSQSNEMALMAPAPHDFKAPVFPDNKLVLYFHPYNFYSQKVLLVLYEKNIDFTPYIIDLCNGEQYSSWFLNLNPKGDVPVLQDGVFVIPNSPEIISYVDTKYRGEEHPVLKPYNPYSLQYDQMMVFERAFSRVPVGTLSLGSLIHDDLKLVPKAPFIGPVRQSCLKNNDKVMELLRSSLSDLNSQNVALKQKLEIQMRRKDLVSTRSEFQRVLDAVRNTLLFVEQELSKQREHSDWWLTGEQFTVADVSLCLLLQRLHQLGFENYYWTNDKLPRVEQYFQRCRLRGSYVKLMPSSNFDILREMWSMTPTNYKLGATAGFLGMAMFAAFAHK from the exons ATGAGCAGTCAAAGTAATGAAATGGCGCTTATGGCGCCTGCTCCACATGATTTCAAGGCACCCGTATTTCCGGACAATAAACTAGTGCTCTATTTTCATCCGTACAACTTTTACTCGCAAAAA GTTCTGCTGGTactttatgaaaaaaatatagactTTACTCCCTACATAATCGATCTTTGCAATGGAGAGCAATACTCCAGCTGGTTCCTAAATCTGAATCCCAAAGGCGATGTGCCCGTATTGCAGGATGGTGTCTTTGTCATTCCCAACTCTCCGGAGATTATAAGCTATGTGGATACAAAGTATAGAGGAG AGGAGCATCCAGTTTTAAAGCCATACAATCCATACTCACTACAATATGACCAGATGATGGTCTTTGAGCGAGCATTTTCTCGTGTTCCCGTAGGAACACTAAGTCTGGGATCCCTTATCCATGATGACCTAAAGCTGGTGCCAAAAGCTCCATTTATTGGACCCGTGCGGCAATCCTGCCTGA AAAAcaatgacaaagttatggaactGCTGCGTAGCTCCCTCAGCGATCTGAACTCCCAGAACGTTGCCTTGAAGCAAAAACTGGAGATTCAGATGCGTCGCAAGGATCTCGTATCAACCAGGAGCGAATTTCAGCGAGTGCTGGATGCGGTTCGAAATACTCTCCTTTTTGTGGAGCAGGAACTGTCCAAGCAGAGAGAACACTCGGATTGGTGGCTGACTGGCGAGCAGTTTACAGTGGCCGATGTCAGTTTGTGCCTGCTGCTGCAGCGCCTCCATCAGCTGGGATTCGAGAACTATTACTGGACTAACGACAAGTTGCCGCGGGTTGAGCAATATTTCCAGCGCTGCAGGCTACGAGGGTCGTATGTAAAGTTGATGCCCAGCAGTAACTTTGATATCCTCAGGGAAATGTGGAGCATGACGCCTACAAATTACAAGTTGGGAGCCACAGCCGGTTTCTTGGGTATGGCCATGTTTGCGGCATTTGCACACAAGTAG
- the LOC117788633 gene encoding ganglioside-induced differentiation-associated protein 1 isoform X2: MIDAKHVIQVLLVLYEKNIDFTPYIIDLCNGEQYSSWFLNLNPKGDVPVLQDGVFVIPNSPEIISYVDTKYRGEEHPVLKPYNPYSLQYDQMMVFERAFSRVPVGTLSLGSLIHDDLKLVPKAPFIGPVRQSCLKNNDKVMELLRSSLSDLNSQNVALKQKLEIQMRRKDLVSTRSEFQRVLDAVRNTLLFVEQELSKQREHSDWWLTGEQFTVADVSLCLLLQRLHQLGFENYYWTNDKLPRVEQYFQRCRLRGSYVKLMPSSNFDILREMWSMTPTNYKLGATAGFLGMAMFAAFAHK; encoded by the exons ATGATCGATGCAAAGCATGTGATACAA GTTCTGCTGGTactttatgaaaaaaatatagactTTACTCCCTACATAATCGATCTTTGCAATGGAGAGCAATACTCCAGCTGGTTCCTAAATCTGAATCCCAAAGGCGATGTGCCCGTATTGCAGGATGGTGTCTTTGTCATTCCCAACTCTCCGGAGATTATAAGCTATGTGGATACAAAGTATAGAGGAG AGGAGCATCCAGTTTTAAAGCCATACAATCCATACTCACTACAATATGACCAGATGATGGTCTTTGAGCGAGCATTTTCTCGTGTTCCCGTAGGAACACTAAGTCTGGGATCCCTTATCCATGATGACCTAAAGCTGGTGCCAAAAGCTCCATTTATTGGACCCGTGCGGCAATCCTGCCTGA AAAAcaatgacaaagttatggaactGCTGCGTAGCTCCCTCAGCGATCTGAACTCCCAGAACGTTGCCTTGAAGCAAAAACTGGAGATTCAGATGCGTCGCAAGGATCTCGTATCAACCAGGAGCGAATTTCAGCGAGTGCTGGATGCGGTTCGAAATACTCTCCTTTTTGTGGAGCAGGAACTGTCCAAGCAGAGAGAACACTCGGATTGGTGGCTGACTGGCGAGCAGTTTACAGTGGCCGATGTCAGTTTGTGCCTGCTGCTGCAGCGCCTCCATCAGCTGGGATTCGAGAACTATTACTGGACTAACGACAAGTTGCCGCGGGTTGAGCAATATTTCCAGCGCTGCAGGCTACGAGGGTCGTATGTAAAGTTGATGCCCAGCAGTAACTTTGATATCCTCAGGGAAATGTGGAGCATGACGCCTACAAATTACAAGTTGGGAGCCACAGCCGGTTTCTTGGGTATGGCCATGTTTGCGGCATTTGCACACAAGTAG
- the LOC117787786 gene encoding signal recognition particle 54 kDa protein, with protein sequence MVLADLGRKITTALHSLSKATVINEEALGAMLKEICAALLEADVNIRQVKQLRENVRAVIDFDEMAGGLNKRRMIQSAVFKELIKLVDPGVKPYQPVKGKANVIMFVGLQGSGKTTTCTKLAYHYQKRNWKSCLVCADTFRAGAYDQIKQNATKARIPFYGSYTEIDPVVIAQEGVDMFKREGFEMIIVDTSGRHKQEESLFEEMLAVANAVSPDNIIFVMDATIGQACEAQAKAFKEKVDIGSVIITKLDGHAKGGGALSAVAATQSPIIFIGTGEHIDDLEPFKTKPFVSKLLGMGDIEGLIDKVNELKLDGNEELLEKIKHGHFTIRDMYEQFQNIMKMGPFSQIMNMIPGFSQDFMTKGGEQESMARIKRMMTMMDSMSDSELDNRDGAKLFSKQPTRCIRVAQGSGVIEREVKELIAHYTKFAAVVKKMGGVKGLFKQGDMTKNVNPTQMAKLNQQMAKMIDPRMLQQMGGVGGLQNMMRQLQQGAAGGLGGLGNLMGGFGGK encoded by the exons atggtaTTGGCAGATCTGGGCAGGAAGATAACGACGGCGCTGCACTCGCTGAGCAAGGCGACGGTGATCAATGAGGAGGCGTTGGGGGCGATGCTTAAGGAGATCTGCGCTGCTCTCCTGGAGGCGGACGTGAACATCCGGCAGGTAAAGCAGCTGCGCGAAAATGTGCGTGCCGTCATAGACTTCGATGAGATGGCCGGGGGATTAAACAAACGCCGGATGATACAGTCCGCCGTATTCAAGGAGCTCATCAAACTGGTCGATCCGGGCGTGAAACCGTATCAGCCCGTAAAGGGCAAGGCCAATGTCATTATGTTTGTCGGTCTGCAGGGATCCGGCAAGACAACCACGTGCACTAAGCTAGCCTATCACTACCAGAAGCGCAACTGGAAATCGTGTCTGGTCTGTGCGGACACGTTCCGTGCCGGTGCCTACGATCAGATCAAGCAGAACGCCACCAAGGCGAGAATACCCTTCTACGGCAGCTATACGGAGATTGATCCCGTGGTCATTGCCCAGGAGGGCGTCGATATGTTCAAGCGGGAGGGATTCGAAATGATCATAGTGGACACATCGGGCAGGCACAAGCAGGAGGAATCTCTCTTCGAGGAGATGTTGGCGGTGGCCAATGCGGTCAGTCCCGATAACATCATCTTCGTGATGGACGCCACCATTGGACAGGCCTGTGAGGCTCAGGCGAAGGCCTTTAAAGAGAAAGTGGACATTGGATCAGTGATTATTACAAAGCTGGACGGTCATGCCAAGGGAGGAGGTGCTCTGTCCGCTGTGGCGGCCACACAGTCACCCATCATCTTCATCGGCACCGGGGAACACATCGATGACCTGGAACCCTTCAAAACGAAGCCCTTTGTGAGCAAACTACTCGGCATGGGAGACATCGAGGGACTGATAGACAAG GTTAACGAACTCAAACTGGACGGCAACGAGGAGCTGCTGGAGAAGATCAAGCACGGCCATTTCACCATTCGCGATATGTACGAGCAGTTCCAGAACATCATGAAGATGGGACCCTTTTCACAGATCATGAACATGATTCCCGGCTTCTCGCAGGACTTTATGACCAAGGGCGGGGAACAGGAGTCGATGGCGCGCATTAAGCGCATGATGACCATGATGGACAGCATGTCCGACAGTGAACTGGACAACAGAGATGGCGCCAAGCTGTTCAGCAAGCAGCCGACACGTTGCATTCGAGTGGCCCAAGGATCTGGAGTTATTGAAAGGGAGGTCAAGGAATTAATTGCACATTATACGAAATTCGCAGCCGTGGTCAAGAAAATGGGTGGCGTCAAAGGATTATTTAAGCAGGGAGATATGACGAAAAATGTGAATCCCACACAGATGGCCAAACTGAATCAGCAGATGGCCAAAATGATTGATCCCCGGATGCTGCAGCAAATGGGCGGAGTCGGAGGACTGCAGAATATGATGCGACAACTGCAACAAGGAGCAGCCGGAGGCCTAGGAGGTTTGGGGAACCTCATGGGCGGATTTGGCGGCAAATGA
- the LOC117788343 gene encoding carbohydrate sulfotransferase 11 isoform X1, whose protein sequence is MKLNKSNANCRVRRYLLIFTALSLLLLPLSLIYLVWNEQLQKIKGYEAFNAQQQQQQQQTQQTQQQQQQLQQPLAGGQTFRYPVLLLNKNKNKELTVVATGKTKNKWRYVDKINSETGLPLIPDYAVQTLSQEEMQEMSVRMEARLERLKDKCSEYGLDVLGHDSWHTPNTWEFLVNKKYHIIWCNVFKAASSSWMFNFNVLAGYTPSYLHKTKKILLNLARERYPRVTLQELREAQNDSITFIIARNPFERLLSAYRDKIVFALPYSFHDKLGRSIVRTYRKKPKLIARAGNTKYPSFPEFVHWLLDQVKRGNYIDMHFVSATSFCTPCLIRFDMILKFESLAEDQLYLIEKTGLKRVIAPVWRNMGKGGRKTEELQQQFYSQLTRQEMMALYEYYQFDFDLFGYDVKEYLNYARADSLEDAAASVA, encoded by the exons atgaaattgaacaagAGCAACGCAAATTGCCGTGTACGGCGATATTTGCTCATTTTTACGGCCTTATCGCTGCTATTGCTGCCTCTCTCACTCATCTACTTGGTGTGGAATGAGCAGCTGCAGAAGATTAAGGGATACGAG GCTTTTAAtgcgcaacagcagcaacaacaacagcaaacacagcaaacacagcagcaacaacaacaactacaacaaccgCTGGCAGGGGGTCAAACATTTCGTTATCCTGTGCTGCTgctgaacaaaaacaaaaacaaggaGCTGACTGTGGTCGCAACGGGCAAGACTAAGAATAAGTGGCGCTATGTCgataaa ATTAACAGTGAAACAGGACTTCCGCTTATACCCGACTATGCGGTGCAGACGCTTTCACAGGAGGAAATGCAGGAAATGTCTGTG CGTATGGAAGCTCGACTTGAAAGACTGAAGGACAAATGCTCGGAGTACGGATTGGATGTGTTGG GACATGATTCGTGGCATACGCCCAACACATGGGAGTTTTTGGTCAATAAGAAGTATCATATTATTTG GTGCAATGTCTTTAAGGCGGCATCGTCATCCTGGATGTTCAATTTCAATGTACTGGCAGGTTATACGCCAAGCTATTtgcataaaaccaaaaagattCTGCTTAATCTGGCCAGAGAACGTTATCCCCGTGTAACACTTCAAGAG CTGCGCGAGGCACAAAACGATTCAATTACGTTTATCATAGCGAGAAATCCCTTCGAGAGACTGTTGAGTGCCTATCGAGATAAAATCGTATTCGCTCTTCCCTATTCCTTTCATGATAAACTGGGTCGCAGCATTGTCCGCACCTATCGAAAAAAG CCAAAGCTGATCGCTCGTGCTGGCAACACGAAGTATCCCTCGTTTCCCGAGTTTGTGCACTGGCTGTTGGATCAGGTGAAACGTGGCAATTATATAGACATGCATTTTGTGTCGGCGACATCATTTTGTACCCCCTGTCTGATTCGATTCGATATGATACTGAAGTTCGAATCGTTGGCAGAGGATCAACTATATCTTATTGAAAAGACTGGCCTCAAACGTGTCATAGCGCCAGTGTGGCGCAACATGGGCAAAGGAGGCAGAAAGACAGAGGAATTGCAGCAGCAGTTCTATTCCCAGCTCACCAGGCAGGAGATGATGGCCCTCTACGAGTACTATCA ATTCGACTTTGATCTGTTCGGTTATGATGTTAAGGAATACTTAAACTATGCCCGAGCAGATTCATTGGAAGATGCCGCCGCATCGGTGGCATAG
- the LOC117788343 gene encoding carbohydrate sulfotransferase 11 isoform X2: MKLNKSNANCRVRRYLLIFTALSLLLLPLSLIYLVWNEQLQKIKGYEINSETGLPLIPDYAVQTLSQEEMQEMSVRMEARLERLKDKCSEYGLDVLGHDSWHTPNTWEFLVNKKYHIIWCNVFKAASSSWMFNFNVLAGYTPSYLHKTKKILLNLARERYPRVTLQELREAQNDSITFIIARNPFERLLSAYRDKIVFALPYSFHDKLGRSIVRTYRKKPKLIARAGNTKYPSFPEFVHWLLDQVKRGNYIDMHFVSATSFCTPCLIRFDMILKFESLAEDQLYLIEKTGLKRVIAPVWRNMGKGGRKTEELQQQFYSQLTRQEMMALYEYYQFDFDLFGYDVKEYLNYARADSLEDAAASVA, encoded by the exons atgaaattgaacaagAGCAACGCAAATTGCCGTGTACGGCGATATTTGCTCATTTTTACGGCCTTATCGCTGCTATTGCTGCCTCTCTCACTCATCTACTTGGTGTGGAATGAGCAGCTGCAGAAGATTAAGGGATACGAG ATTAACAGTGAAACAGGACTTCCGCTTATACCCGACTATGCGGTGCAGACGCTTTCACAGGAGGAAATGCAGGAAATGTCTGTG CGTATGGAAGCTCGACTTGAAAGACTGAAGGACAAATGCTCGGAGTACGGATTGGATGTGTTGG GACATGATTCGTGGCATACGCCCAACACATGGGAGTTTTTGGTCAATAAGAAGTATCATATTATTTG GTGCAATGTCTTTAAGGCGGCATCGTCATCCTGGATGTTCAATTTCAATGTACTGGCAGGTTATACGCCAAGCTATTtgcataaaaccaaaaagattCTGCTTAATCTGGCCAGAGAACGTTATCCCCGTGTAACACTTCAAGAG CTGCGCGAGGCACAAAACGATTCAATTACGTTTATCATAGCGAGAAATCCCTTCGAGAGACTGTTGAGTGCCTATCGAGATAAAATCGTATTCGCTCTTCCCTATTCCTTTCATGATAAACTGGGTCGCAGCATTGTCCGCACCTATCGAAAAAAG CCAAAGCTGATCGCTCGTGCTGGCAACACGAAGTATCCCTCGTTTCCCGAGTTTGTGCACTGGCTGTTGGATCAGGTGAAACGTGGCAATTATATAGACATGCATTTTGTGTCGGCGACATCATTTTGTACCCCCTGTCTGATTCGATTCGATATGATACTGAAGTTCGAATCGTTGGCAGAGGATCAACTATATCTTATTGAAAAGACTGGCCTCAAACGTGTCATAGCGCCAGTGTGGCGCAACATGGGCAAAGGAGGCAGAAAGACAGAGGAATTGCAGCAGCAGTTCTATTCCCAGCTCACCAGGCAGGAGATGATGGCCCTCTACGAGTACTATCA ATTCGACTTTGATCTGTTCGGTTATGATGTTAAGGAATACTTAAACTATGCCCGAGCAGATTCATTGGAAGATGCCGCCGCATCGGTGGCATAG